The Streptomyces seoulensis genome contains a region encoding:
- a CDS encoding cytochrome P450 family protein, with product MTEPHQPTPDDPASEDSAPEDSAPELFTWEFAADPYPAYAWLREHAPVRWTKLPSGVEAWLVTRYDDAKQALADQRLSKNPAHHAETAQAKGKTGIPGERKADLMTHLLNIDPPDHTRLRRLVSKAFTPRRVAEFADRVQELTDDLIDRFAERGSADLIHEFAFPLPIYAICDMLGVPREDQDDFRDWAGMMIRHGGGPRGGVARSVKKMRGYLADLIHRKRQALPAEPEPGEDLISALIRASDHGEHLTENEAAAMAFILLFAGFETTVNLIGNGTYALLTHPGQRHRLQSSLAAGETGLLQTGVEELLRYDGPVELATWRYATGPLTIGGQDIAAGDPVLVVLAAADRDPDRFADPDLLDLGRRDNQHLGYGHGIHYCLGAPLARLEGQTALATLLTRLPDLRLAADPAELRWRGGLIMRGLRTLPVEFTPVGPSRETSHDRPSTM from the coding sequence GTGACCGAGCCACACCAGCCCACCCCCGACGACCCCGCCTCCGAGGACTCCGCCCCGGAAGACTCCGCCCCGGAACTCTTCACCTGGGAGTTCGCCGCCGACCCCTACCCCGCCTACGCCTGGCTCCGGGAGCACGCTCCCGTGCGCTGGACCAAGCTGCCCAGCGGGGTGGAGGCATGGCTGGTCACCCGGTACGACGACGCCAAGCAGGCCCTGGCCGACCAGCGGCTCAGCAAGAACCCGGCACACCACGCCGAGACCGCGCAGGCCAAGGGCAAGACCGGCATCCCCGGTGAGCGCAAGGCCGACCTGATGACCCACCTGCTGAACATCGACCCGCCGGACCACACCCGGCTGCGCCGTCTGGTCAGCAAGGCGTTCACCCCGCGCCGGGTCGCCGAGTTCGCGGACCGCGTGCAGGAGCTGACGGACGACCTCATCGATCGGTTCGCCGAGCGGGGCTCGGCCGACCTCATCCACGAGTTCGCCTTCCCGCTCCCCATCTACGCCATCTGCGACATGCTCGGCGTCCCGCGCGAGGACCAGGACGACTTCCGGGACTGGGCGGGCATGATGATCCGGCACGGCGGCGGCCCCAGGGGCGGGGTGGCGCGGTCGGTGAAGAAGATGCGCGGCTATCTCGCCGACCTCATCCACCGCAAGCGCCAGGCGCTCCCCGCCGAGCCCGAGCCCGGCGAGGACCTGATCTCCGCGCTCATCCGGGCCTCCGACCACGGCGAGCACCTCACCGAGAACGAGGCCGCCGCCATGGCCTTCATCCTGCTGTTCGCCGGGTTCGAGACCACCGTCAACCTCATCGGCAACGGCACCTACGCCCTGCTCACCCACCCCGGGCAGCGCCACCGGCTCCAGAGCTCCCTGGCCGCCGGGGAGACGGGCCTGCTCCAGACCGGGGTGGAGGAACTGCTGCGCTACGACGGCCCGGTGGAACTGGCCACCTGGCGTTACGCCACCGGGCCGCTCACCATCGGCGGCCAGGACATCGCGGCCGGGGACCCGGTGCTGGTGGTCCTCGCGGCGGCGGACCGCGACCCGGACCGCTTCGCCGACCCGGACCTGCTGGACCTCGGCCGCCGCGACAACCAGCACCTCGGCTACGGACACGGCATCCACTACTGCCTGGGCGCCCCGCTCGCCCGGCTGGAGGGCCAGACCGCGCTGGCCACCCTGCTCACCAGGCTGCCGGACCTGCGCCTGGCGGCCGACCCGGCCGAACTGCGCTGGCGCGGCGGACTCATCATGCGTGGACTGCGCACACTGCCGGTGGAGTTCACACCGGTCGGTCCCAGTCGTGAAACCTCACATGACAGACCTTCAACTATGTGA
- a CDS encoding transglycosylase family protein has translation MLSGNGRHRRPRQAPALLVAAGVTTSAIAIPLLGAASANAADGTTWDKVAECESGGSWSADTGNGYYGGLQISQDDWDKYGGTQYAGSADQASRSQQISVAEKILADQGTTHWATCALLAGLTSDSGSVDVDTGVSESPSADKGGSDTGDDKPSEAPDASASPDDSDSSGTADSSPSSDSSSKETGKPSADAGEKAGSGHSGKDTDTSRSGGSAPAASDGGYAGGGSASSAPAAKDSDDSWEDGGSWSLVDTGDLGGGGRHRGGSADEAVTGGQHAAGTGRHATASPGGYIVRDGDTLGSIADSLDVDGGWEALYSANKHAIGSDPNHLDPGQTLKVPGETDAE, from the coding sequence ATGCTCTCCGGGAACGGTAGGCACCGTCGACCCCGCCAGGCTCCGGCGCTCCTCGTCGCGGCCGGCGTGACCACGTCCGCCATCGCGATCCCGCTCCTCGGGGCGGCGAGCGCGAACGCGGCCGACGGCACCACCTGGGACAAGGTCGCCGAGTGCGAGAGCGGCGGCTCCTGGAGCGCCGACACCGGCAACGGCTACTACGGCGGCCTGCAGATATCCCAGGACGACTGGGACAAGTACGGCGGCACGCAGTACGCGGGCAGCGCCGACCAGGCCAGCCGTTCGCAGCAGATCTCGGTGGCCGAGAAGATCCTGGCCGACCAGGGCACCACCCACTGGGCCACCTGCGCCCTGCTCGCCGGGCTGACCTCCGACTCCGGCTCGGTGGACGTCGACACGGGTGTGAGCGAGTCCCCGTCCGCGGACAAGGGCGGCTCCGACACCGGTGACGACAAGCCGAGCGAGGCTCCCGACGCGAGCGCTTCGCCCGATGATTCCGACTCGTCCGGAACGGCGGATTCGTCCCCCTCGTCCGACTCCTCCTCGAAGGAGACCGGCAAGCCGTCCGCGGACGCCGGTGAGAAGGCCGGTTCCGGCCACTCCGGCAAGGACACCGACACCTCCCGCTCCGGCGGGTCCGCGCCCGCGGCCTCCGACGGCGGCTACGCGGGCGGCGGTTCGGCCTCCAGTGCTCCCGCCGCCAAGGACTCCGACGACTCGTGGGAGGACGGCGGCTCCTGGAGCCTGGTCGACACCGGCGACCTCGGCGGCGGCGGCCGTCATCGCGGCGGCAGCGCCGACGAGGCCGTGACGGGCGGTCAGCACGCGGCCGGGACGGGCCGCCACGCCACCGCCTCTCCGGGCGGCTACATCGTCCGCGACGGTGACACGCTCGGCTCCATCGCCGACTCCCTCGACGTGGACGGCGGGTGGGAAGCGCTCTACTCCGCGAACAAGCATGCCATCGGCTCCGACCCGAACCATCTCGACCCGGGGCAGACCCTGAAGGTGCCGGGCGAAACGGACGCGGAATAG
- a CDS encoding transglycosylase family protein, translating into MLFSSKGKYRRPSKTVRVLALAGVAGAAVAGPVMASGSASAATGSEWDAVAQCESGGNWSINTGNGYYGGLQFSASTWAAYGGTQYAGTADKASKEQQITVAEKVLAAQGKGAWPVCGTGLSSTPYSGSAAPAPSTDTKTEDKAAADTSDRTADDQAASRSTERPDASKTVTTPTGGKAKKGDGEYKVVKGDTLSSIATEHKVEGGWKKLFDLNKDIVEKADFIYPGQMLHLK; encoded by the coding sequence ATGCTGTTTTCCAGCAAGGGCAAGTACCGTCGCCCGTCCAAGACCGTCCGTGTCCTCGCGCTCGCCGGTGTCGCCGGCGCGGCCGTCGCGGGCCCGGTGATGGCGTCGGGCAGCGCCTCCGCCGCCACCGGCTCCGAGTGGGACGCCGTCGCGCAGTGCGAGTCGGGCGGCAACTGGTCCATCAACACCGGCAACGGGTACTACGGCGGTCTGCAGTTCTCCGCCTCCACCTGGGCCGCGTACGGCGGCACGCAGTACGCCGGCACCGCCGACAAGGCGAGCAAGGAACAGCAGATCACCGTCGCCGAGAAGGTGCTCGCCGCCCAGGGTAAGGGTGCCTGGCCGGTCTGCGGCACGGGCCTGTCCAGCACGCCGTACAGCGGCTCCGCCGCCCCGGCCCCCTCCACGGACACCAAGACGGAGGACAAGGCCGCGGCCGACACCTCCGACCGCACCGCCGACGACCAGGCCGCCTCCCGCTCCACCGAGCGTCCGGACGCGAGCAAGACCGTCACCACCCCGACCGGCGGCAAGGCCAAGAAGGGTGACGGCGAGTACAAGGTCGTCAAGGGCGACACGCTCAGCTCCATCGCCACCGAGCACAAGGTCGAGGGCGGCTGGAAGAAGCTGTTCGACCTGAACAAGGACATCGTCGAGAAGGCCGACTTCATCTACCCCGGCCAGATGCTGCACCTGAAGTAA
- the eno gene encoding phosphopyruvate hydratase has product MPSIDVVVAREILDSRGNPTVEVEVGLDDGSTGRAAVPSGASTGAFEAIELRDGDPNRYMGKGVEKAVLAVIEQIGPELVGYDATEQRLIDQAMFDLDATDNKGSLGANAILGVSLAVAHAASEASDLPLFRYLGGPNAHLLPVPMMNILNGGSHADSNVDIQEFMIAPIGAESFSEAVRWGAEVYHTLKKVLKNKGLATGLGDEGGFAPNLGSNREALDLILEAIKEAGYTPGEQIALALDVAASEFYKDGKYLFEGKERSAAEMTEYYEELVAAYPLVSIEDPLFEDDWAGWKVLTDRIGDKVQIVGDDLFVTNPERLARGIEEGIANALLVKVNQIGSLTETLDAVEMAQRNGYKCMMSHRSGETEDVTIADLAVATNCGQIKTGAPARSERVAKYNQLLRIEEILDDAAVYAGRSAFPRFKG; this is encoded by the coding sequence GTGCCGTCCATCGACGTCGTCGTAGCTCGGGAAATCCTGGACTCCCGAGGCAACCCCACGGTCGAGGTCGAGGTCGGCCTCGACGACGGCAGCACGGGTCGTGCCGCCGTCCCGTCCGGCGCCTCCACCGGTGCCTTCGAGGCCATCGAGCTGCGTGACGGTGACCCGAACCGCTACATGGGCAAGGGTGTCGAGAAGGCCGTCCTCGCCGTCATCGAGCAGATCGGCCCGGAGCTGGTCGGCTACGACGCCACCGAGCAGCGTCTGATCGACCAGGCCATGTTCGACCTGGACGCCACGGACAACAAGGGCTCGCTCGGCGCCAACGCCATCCTCGGCGTCTCCCTCGCCGTCGCCCACGCCGCCTCCGAGGCCAGCGACCTGCCGCTCTTCCGCTACCTGGGCGGCCCCAACGCGCACCTGCTGCCGGTGCCGATGATGAACATCCTGAACGGCGGCTCGCACGCCGACTCCAACGTGGACATCCAGGAGTTCATGATCGCGCCGATCGGCGCGGAGTCCTTCTCCGAGGCCGTCCGCTGGGGCGCCGAGGTCTACCACACCCTCAAGAAGGTCCTGAAGAACAAGGGCCTCGCCACCGGCCTCGGCGACGAGGGCGGCTTCGCCCCGAACCTCGGCTCCAACCGTGAGGCCCTCGACCTCATCCTGGAGGCCATCAAGGAGGCGGGCTACACCCCCGGCGAGCAGATCGCCCTGGCGCTCGACGTCGCCGCGTCCGAGTTCTACAAGGACGGCAAGTACCTCTTCGAGGGCAAGGAGCGCTCCGCCGCCGAGATGACGGAGTACTACGAGGAGCTCGTGGCGGCCTACCCGCTCGTCTCCATCGAGGACCCGCTGTTCGAGGACGACTGGGCGGGCTGGAAGGTCCTCACCGACCGCATCGGTGACAAGGTCCAGATCGTCGGCGACGACCTGTTCGTCACCAACCCCGAGCGCCTGGCCCGCGGCATCGAGGAGGGCATCGCCAACGCCCTGCTGGTCAAGGTCAACCAGATCGGCTCGCTGACCGAGACCCTGGACGCCGTCGAGATGGCCCAGCGCAACGGCTACAAGTGCATGATGTCCCACCGCTCCGGCGAGACCGAGGACGTCACCATCGCCGACCTGGCCGTCGCCACCAACTGCGGCCAGATCAAGACCGGTGCCCCGGCCCGCTCCGAGCGCGTCGCCAAGTACAACCAGCTCCTGCGCATCGAGGAGATCCTGGACGACGCCGCGGTCTACGCCGGCCGCAGCGCCTTCCCGCGCTTCAAGGGCTGA
- a CDS encoding FtsB family cell division protein, which yields MAARDRDRFSTTTRLRLLGEQTAARVYRSQTKRQARRSRLTGRAALLALVLCSLIVALAYPMRQYVSQRAEIADLKHRQEQASARVEQLRDTKARWQDDAYAEQQIRRRLHYVMPGETGFVVIDPGAAKQSRTDRGAAHRPWYANVWDGVDKSDASDQ from the coding sequence ATGGCCGCGAGGGACCGGGACCGTTTCTCCACCACGACCAGGCTCCGGCTGCTCGGTGAGCAGACGGCGGCCCGTGTCTACCGCTCCCAGACCAAACGGCAGGCCCGCCGCTCGCGCCTCACCGGCCGCGCCGCCCTGCTGGCCCTGGTGCTGTGCTCGCTGATCGTCGCGCTCGCCTACCCGATGCGTCAGTACGTCTCCCAGCGCGCCGAGATCGCCGACCTGAAGCACCGGCAGGAGCAGGCCAGTGCCCGGGTCGAGCAGCTCAGGGACACCAAGGCCCGCTGGCAGGACGACGCCTACGCCGAGCAGCAGATCCGGCGCAGGCTGCACTATGTGATGCCCGGCGAGACCGGGTTCGTCGTGATCGACCCGGGCGCCGCCAAGCAGTCCCGTACCGACCGCGGGGCCGCCCACCGGCCCTGGTACGCGAACGTCTGGGACGGTGTCGACAAGTCCGACGCCTCCGACCAGTGA
- a CDS encoding DUF501 domain-containing protein, protein METPPPHTPRTEPTEADIAAFELQLGRPPRGLRAIAHRCPCGQPDVVETAPRLPDGTPFPTTYYLTCPRAASAIGTLEANGVMKEMTERLQSDPELAAAYRAAHEDYIRRRDEIEVLAGFPSAGGMPDRVKCLHVLVAHSLAAGPGVNPLGDEAIAMLPEWWAKGPCVTPGDACAAEPAESGAEEGR, encoded by the coding sequence ATGGAAACGCCCCCGCCCCACACTCCGCGCACCGAGCCCACCGAGGCGGACATCGCCGCCTTCGAGCTCCAGCTCGGCCGCCCGCCGCGCGGCCTGCGGGCCATCGCCCACCGCTGCCCGTGCGGTCAGCCGGACGTCGTGGAGACGGCGCCCCGGCTGCCCGACGGCACGCCCTTCCCGACGACGTACTACCTGACGTGCCCCCGCGCCGCCTCGGCGATCGGCACGCTGGAGGCCAACGGCGTCATGAAGGAGATGACCGAGCGGCTCCAGTCGGACCCGGAGCTGGCCGCCGCCTACCGGGCCGCGCACGAGGACTACATCCGGCGCCGCGACGAGATCGAGGTCCTGGCGGGCTTCCCCAGCGCGGGCGGCATGCCCGACCGGGTGAAGTGCCTGCACGTCCTGGTCGCCCACTCGCTGGCCGCCGGACCCGGTGTGAACCCGCTGGGCGACGAGGCCATCGCCATGCTGCCCGAGTGGTGGGCGAAGGGCCCGTGCGTGACGCCCGGCGACGCCTGCGCGGCCGAGCCGGCCGAGTCCGGTGCGGAGGAGGGCCGGTGA
- a CDS encoding Ppx/GppA phosphatase family protein, giving the protein MTRVAAVDCGTNSIRLLVADADPATGELTDLDRRMTIVRLGQGVDRTGRLAPEALERTFAACREYAEVIRELGVSRVRFVATSASRDAENRDEFVRGVVDILGVEPEVITGDQEAEFSFTGATGELSGSDHLEKPYLVVDIGGGSTEFVVGDDHARAARSVDIGCVRLTERHLVRDGKVTDPPAHEQVAAMRADIDAAIDLAAEVVPLHEARTLVGLAGSVTTVSAIALELPEYDSARIHHSRISRGRVRQITEWLLSSSHAERAEIPSMHPGRVDVIGAGALVLLAIMERTGAEEVVVSEHDILDGIAWSIA; this is encoded by the coding sequence GTGACCCGCGTCGCCGCCGTGGACTGCGGCACCAACTCCATCCGCCTGCTGGTCGCCGACGCGGACCCCGCGACGGGTGAACTGACCGATCTGGACCGCCGGATGACGATCGTCCGGCTCGGCCAGGGCGTCGACCGCACCGGCCGCCTCGCCCCCGAGGCGCTGGAGCGCACCTTCGCCGCCTGCCGGGAGTACGCCGAGGTCATCCGCGAACTCGGCGTGAGCCGGGTGCGGTTCGTCGCCACCTCCGCCTCGCGCGACGCGGAGAACCGGGACGAGTTCGTGCGCGGTGTCGTGGACATCCTGGGCGTGGAGCCGGAGGTCATCACCGGTGACCAGGAGGCCGAGTTCTCCTTCACCGGCGCGACCGGGGAACTGTCCGGCAGCGACCACCTGGAGAAGCCGTACCTGGTGGTGGACATCGGCGGCGGCTCCACCGAGTTCGTCGTCGGGGACGACCACGCACGGGCCGCGCGGTCCGTGGACATCGGCTGCGTCCGGCTGACCGAACGGCACCTGGTGCGCGACGGCAAGGTCACCGACCCGCCCGCGCACGAGCAGGTCGCCGCCATGCGGGCCGACATCGACGCCGCGATCGACCTCGCCGCCGAGGTCGTGCCGCTCCACGAGGCGCGCACCCTGGTCGGGCTCGCGGGCTCGGTCACCACGGTGTCCGCCATCGCCCTGGAGCTGCCGGAGTACGACTCCGCGCGCATCCACCACTCCCGGATCTCGCGGGGCCGCGTCCGCCAGATCACCGAGTGGCTGCTCAGCTCCTCGCACGCCGAGCGGGCGGAGATCCCCTCCATGCATCCGGGCCGGGTCGACGTGATCGGCGCGGGTGCCCTCGTGCTGCTCGCGATCATGGAGCGGACCGGTGCCGAGGAGGTCGTCGTCAGCGAGCACGACATCCTCGACGGCATCGCGTGGTCCATCGCGTAG
- a CDS encoding NAD(P)/FAD-dependent oxidoreductase, with product MSTTERPRILVVGGGYVGLYAARRILKKMRFGEATVTVVDPRSYMTYQPFLPETAAGNISPRHVVVPLRRVLPKAEVLTGRVTTIDQERKVATIAPLVGEAYELPFDYLVIAMGAVSRTFPIPGLAEQGIGMKGIEEAIGLRNHVLEQLDKADSTTDEEIRRKALTFVFIGGGFAGAETIGEVEDMARDAAKYYKNVSREDMRFVLVDAADKILPEVGPKLGQYGKEHLESRGVEIYLSTSMDSCVDGHVVLKNGLEVDSDTIVWTAGVKPNPALARFGLPLGPRGHVDCAPTLQVQGTDYIWAAGDNAQVPDLVGRKAGNENAWCPPNAQHALRQAKVLGDNVVSGMRGFPQKDYEHANKGAVAGLGLHKGVAMIVMGKMKIKLKGRLAWYMHRGYHGLAMPTFNRKIRVFADWTLGMFLKREVVALGAMEHPREEFYEAAKPAPVAAAPKTEEKAKAS from the coding sequence ATGAGCACCACGGAGCGTCCCAGGATCCTCGTAGTAGGCGGTGGGTACGTAGGCCTGTACGCAGCTCGGCGCATCCTCAAGAAGATGCGCTTCGGAGAGGCGACCGTCACGGTCGTCGATCCCCGGTCGTACATGACCTACCAGCCCTTCCTCCCCGAAACCGCCGCCGGCAACATCTCCCCTCGCCACGTCGTCGTACCGCTGCGACGCGTGCTGCCGAAGGCGGAGGTCCTCACCGGCCGGGTCACCACCATCGACCAGGAGCGCAAGGTCGCCACGATCGCCCCCCTCGTGGGCGAGGCGTACGAGCTGCCCTTCGACTACCTGGTCATCGCCATGGGCGCGGTCTCCCGCACCTTCCCGATCCCCGGCCTCGCCGAGCAGGGCATCGGTATGAAGGGCATCGAGGAGGCCATCGGCCTGCGCAACCACGTCCTGGAGCAGCTCGACAAGGCCGACTCCACGACCGACGAGGAGATCCGCCGCAAGGCGCTCACCTTCGTCTTCATCGGCGGTGGCTTCGCGGGCGCGGAGACCATCGGCGAGGTCGAGGACATGGCCCGCGACGCCGCCAAGTACTACAAGAACGTGTCCCGCGAGGACATGCGCTTCGTCCTGGTCGACGCCGCCGACAAGATCCTCCCCGAGGTCGGCCCCAAGCTCGGCCAGTACGGCAAGGAGCACCTGGAGAGCCGCGGTGTGGAGATCTATCTCTCCACCTCCATGGACTCCTGCGTCGACGGCCACGTCGTGCTGAAGAACGGCCTCGAGGTCGACTCCGACACGATCGTGTGGACCGCGGGCGTCAAGCCCAACCCGGCCCTCGCCCGCTTCGGTCTGCCCCTCGGCCCGCGCGGCCACGTGGACTGCGCCCCGACCCTCCAGGTCCAGGGCACCGACTACATCTGGGCCGCCGGTGACAACGCCCAGGTCCCCGACCTCGTCGGCCGCAAGGCGGGTAACGAGAACGCCTGGTGCCCGCCGAACGCCCAGCACGCGCTGCGTCAGGCCAAGGTGCTCGGCGACAACGTGGTCTCCGGCATGCGGGGCTTCCCGCAGAAGGACTACGAGCACGCCAACAAGGGTGCCGTCGCGGGCCTCGGCCTGCACAAGGGCGTGGCGATGATCGTCATGGGCAAGATGAAGATCAAGCTCAAGGGCCGTCTCGCCTGGTACATGCACCGCGGTTACCACGGTCTGGCCATGCCGACCTTCAACCGCAAGATCCGCGTCTTCGCGGACTGGACCCTCGGCATGTTCCTCAAGCGCGAGGTCGTCGCCCTCGGCGCCATGGAGCACCCGCGCGAGGAGTTCTACGAGGCCGCCAAGCCCGCCCCGGTCGCCGCTGCGCCGAAGACCGAGGAGAAGGCGAAGGCTTCCTGA
- a CDS encoding SAM-dependent methyltransferase — translation MADAASRLVSVAEQLLGAPLPVRIRAWDGSQAGPPGAPVIVVRNRRALRRMLFKPGELGLARAWVSGDLDIEGDLYTALGAVAGLLWEHDDDADTRSLAGAVRDPAVRAAARELIRLVGPPLPPAPPREEVRRRRHLHTRRTDKRAVSHHYDVGNDFYGIVLGPSMVYSCAYWEDGGSLETAQRDKLELVCGKLGLKPGQRLLDVGCGWGSMAIHAAREHGVSAVGITLSQEQAALARKRVADEGLTDRVEIRVQDYRDVRDGPYDAISSIGMAEHVGADRYLDYARDLYDLLKPGGRLLNHQIARRPQRDETAYEVDAFIDSYVFPDGELAPVGTTVTMLERAGFEVRDVESLREHYARTLRAWVTNLEGSWERAMRLAGPGRARVWRLYMAASALAFERNQIGVNQVLALRTPDSGASGLPARTRLWNA, via the coding sequence ATGGCCGACGCCGCGTCGCGCTTGGTGAGTGTGGCCGAACAACTGCTGGGAGCACCTCTCCCGGTGCGGATCCGGGCCTGGGACGGTTCCCAGGCCGGCCCGCCGGGTGCCCCCGTGATCGTCGTACGCAACCGGCGCGCCCTGCGCCGCATGCTGTTCAAGCCGGGTGAACTGGGCCTGGCCCGCGCCTGGGTGTCCGGTGACCTGGACATCGAGGGCGATCTGTACACCGCCCTCGGCGCGGTGGCCGGTCTGCTCTGGGAGCACGACGACGACGCGGACACCCGCTCGCTCGCCGGGGCCGTGCGCGACCCCGCCGTGCGAGCCGCCGCGCGCGAGCTGATCCGGCTCGTCGGCCCGCCGCTGCCCCCGGCGCCACCGCGCGAGGAGGTCCGCAGACGGCGCCATCTGCACACCCGCCGCACCGACAAGCGGGCCGTCAGCCACCACTACGACGTGGGCAACGACTTCTACGGAATCGTCCTCGGCCCGTCCATGGTGTACTCCTGCGCCTACTGGGAGGACGGCGGCTCCCTGGAGACCGCCCAGCGCGACAAGCTCGAACTGGTCTGCGGGAAACTCGGTCTGAAGCCCGGTCAGCGGCTGCTGGACGTGGGCTGCGGCTGGGGCTCGATGGCCATCCACGCCGCCCGCGAGCACGGGGTGAGCGCCGTCGGCATCACCCTCTCCCAGGAGCAGGCCGCCCTCGCCCGCAAGCGCGTCGCCGACGAGGGGCTCACCGACCGGGTCGAGATCCGCGTCCAGGACTACCGCGACGTCCGCGACGGCCCCTACGACGCGATCTCCTCCATCGGCATGGCCGAGCACGTCGGCGCCGACCGCTACCTGGACTACGCGCGCGACCTGTACGACCTGCTCAAGCCCGGCGGACGGCTGCTCAACCACCAGATCGCCCGCCGCCCGCAGCGCGACGAGACGGCGTACGAGGTCGACGCGTTCATCGACTCCTACGTCTTCCCCGACGGCGAACTCGCGCCCGTCGGCACCACCGTCACCATGCTGGAGCGCGCCGGGTTCGAGGTGCGGGACGTGGAGTCGCTGCGCGAGCACTACGCCCGCACCCTGCGCGCCTGGGTGACCAACCTGGAGGGGAGCTGGGAGCGCGCGATGCGGCTCGCGGGGCCCGGCCGGGCCCGCGTCTGGCGGCTGTACATGGCCGCCTCCGCGCTCGCCTTCGAACGCAACCAGATCGGCGTCAACCAGGTCCTCGCCCTCCGCACCCCGGATTCCGGCGCCTCGGGACTCCCGGCCCGCACCCGCCTCTGGAACGCCTGA